One genomic region from Epinephelus fuscoguttatus linkage group LG8, E.fuscoguttatus.final_Chr_v1 encodes:
- the eomesb gene encoding eomesodermin homolog b isoform X1 — protein MLGGEGESSTFTATKDAADERRKSPAVDGDDPTAGSRYTEHEMGADRYYIPPAVSKQSPDTLNPCSFIPYTPSGTVYTPSSAGRYPSSLHLGSVLPPAGFPPSTTGRGHFSPAYQLGQSPGCIYPPYTSSGSALSNITLPTAGPGMRAQVYLCNRPLWLKFHRHQTEMIITKQGRRMFPFLSFNIAGLNLTAHYNVFVEVVLADPNHWRFQGGKWVTCGKADNSSQGNKVYIHPESPNTGAHWMRQEISFSKLKLTNNKGTNHNTPQMIVLQSLHKYQPRLHIVEVTEDGVEDINNDLKTQSFTFPETQYIAVTAYQNTDITQLKIDHNPFAKGFRDNYDSYCPSLTSSSYVPVFSRMYTAPENDRLTPSPTDSPRAHQIVPGARYAMQPLFQDQFVNNLPQNRFYNSERAVPQTNSLLSPQTEDGASQRWFVTSMQQGGNGTSTSNKLDLTPYEGEYSSSLLPYGIKSLSMPTSHALSYYPDSPFTTMSAGWGSRASYQRKVTPSLPWSPRPSPTAGFPEDSNKVKAQIEEEVVGSGSLISSWTETQPSALSLDKADSYSTACKRRRLSLNGPSTEDSPSDIKCEDLASAATDSSYSKEAPSSKGMAAYYSFYTNP, from the exons ATGCTCGGCGGTGAGGGGGAGAGCAGTACATTCACTGCTACCAAGGACGCAGCGGATGAGAGGCGCAAGTCTCCGGCTGTGGATGGAGACGACCCGACAGCCGGCAGCAGGTACACGGAGCACGAGATGGGTGCTGACCGGTACTACATCCCTCCTGCGGTTTCTAAACAAAGCCCAGACACACTGAACCCCTGCTCTTTTATCCCTTACACCCCCAGTGGGACGGTTTACACCCCGTCCAGCGCCGGCAGGTACCCGTCATCTCTACACCTGGGCTCCGTGTTGCCTCCCGCGGGGTTTCCTCCCTCCACCACTGGCCGCGGTCACTTCAGCCCGGCTTACCAGCTCGGCCAGAGCCCCGGCTGTATATATCCGCCCTACACTAGCTCAGGGTCGGCTCTCAGCAACATAACTCTACCCACCGCCGGCCCGGGGATGAGGGCCCAGGTGTACCTGTGCAACCGGCCGCTGTGGCTCAAGTTCCACCGGCACCAGACCGAGATGATCATCACCAAGCAGGGCAG aAGGATGTTCCCGTTCCTCAGTTTTAACATCGCTGGCCTCAACCTGACAGCGCACTACAACGTGTTTGTGGAGGTGGTGCTGGCAGATCCAAACCACTGGAGATTTCAAGGTGGCAAATGGGTCACCTGTGGGAAGGCGGACAACAGCAGCCAAG ggAACAAAGTCTACATCCACCCAGAGTCTCCAAATACAGGGGCCCACTGGATGAGACAAGAAATCTCCTTCAGCAAACTGAAACTCACGAACAACAAAGGAACCAATCACAATACTCCACAG ATGATTGTCTTGCAATCGCTGCATAAGTACCAGCCCAGGCTGCACATCGTTGAGGTGACTGAGGATGGTGTGGAGGACATTAACAATGATCTTAAGACTCAGAGCTTCACATTTCCAGAGACCCAATACATAGCTGTGACTGCCTACCAGAACACTGAT aTTACACAGCTGAAAATTGATCACAACCCTTTTGCCAAAGGATTCAGAGATAATTATGATTC ATACTGCCCTTCCTTGACGTCAAGTTCATATGTACCTGTATTTTCCAGGATGTACACAGCTCCAGAGAATGACCGCCTAACCCCCTCTCCTACTGACTCTCCCCGTGCCCACCAGATTGTCCCCGGGGCCCGCTACGCCATGCAGCCCCTCTTTCAGGACCAATTTGTCAACAACCTTCCCCAGAATCGTTTCTACAACAGCGAGAGAGCAGTGCCGCAGACTAACAGCCTCCTCTCACCTCAGACAGAAGACGGAGCTTCACAGAGGTGGTTTGTCACCTCCATGCAGCAAGGGGGAAACGGCACCAGCACCAGCAACAAACTAGATCTGACACCCTATGAAGGGGAATACTCAAGCTCCCTCCTACCTTATGGTATCAAATCCCTGTCCATGCCAACATCTCACGCTCTCAGCTACTACCCAGACTCTCCTTTCACCACCATGTCTGCAGGGTGGGGGTCCAGAGCATCATACCAGAGAAAGGTTACTCCCAGCCTGCCTTGGTCTCCCAGGCCCAGTCCGACTGCTGGTTTCCCAGAAGActcaaacaaagttaaagcACAAATAGAAGAGGAGGTGGTCGGCAGTGGAAGCCTGATCTCTTCCTGGACAGAGACACAGCCATCAGCTCTGTCCCTAGACAAGGCTGATTCTTATTCCACGGCCTGCAAACGAAGGCGTTTGTCTCTCAATGGTCCCAGCACAGAGGACTCACCCTCTGACATCAAGTGTGAGGACTTGGCCTCTGCCGCCACTGATAGCTCCTATAGCAAAGAAGCCCCCTCATCCAAAGGCATGGCAGCTTACTATTCCTTTTACACAAACCCTTGA
- the eomesb gene encoding eomesodermin homolog b isoform X3 has translation MLGGEGESSTFTATKDAADERRKSPAVDGDDPTAGSSGTVYTPSSAGRYPSSLHLGSVLPPAGFPPSTTGRGHFSPAYQLGQSPGCIYPPYTSSGSALSNITLPTAGPGMRAQVYLCNRPLWLKFHRHQTEMIITKQGRRMFPFLSFNIAGLNLTAHYNVFVEVVLADPNHWRFQGGKWVTCGKADNSSQGNKVYIHPESPNTGAHWMRQEISFSKLKLTNNKGTNHNTPQMIVLQSLHKYQPRLHIVEVTEDGVEDINNDLKTQSFTFPETQYIAVTAYQNTDITQLKIDHNPFAKGFRDNYDSYCPSLTSSSYVPVFSRMYTAPENDRLTPSPTDSPRAHQIVPGARYAMQPLFQDQFVNNLPQNRFYNSERAVPQTNSLLSPQTEDGASQRWFVTSMQQGGNGTSTSNKLDLTPYEGEYSSSLLPYGIKSLSMPTSHALSYYPDSPFTTMSAGWGSRASYQRKVTPSLPWSPRPSPTAGFPEDSNKVKAQIEEEVVGSGSLISSWTETQPSALSLDKADSYSTACKRRRLSLNGPSTEDSPSDIKCEDLASAATDSSYSKEAPSSKGMAAYYSFYTNP, from the exons ATGCTCGGCGGTGAGGGGGAGAGCAGTACATTCACTGCTACCAAGGACGCAGCGGATGAGAGGCGCAAGTCTCCGGCTGTGGATGGAGACGACCCGACAGCCGGCAGCAG TGGGACGGTTTACACCCCGTCCAGCGCCGGCAGGTACCCGTCATCTCTACACCTGGGCTCCGTGTTGCCTCCCGCGGGGTTTCCTCCCTCCACCACTGGCCGCGGTCACTTCAGCCCGGCTTACCAGCTCGGCCAGAGCCCCGGCTGTATATATCCGCCCTACACTAGCTCAGGGTCGGCTCTCAGCAACATAACTCTACCCACCGCCGGCCCGGGGATGAGGGCCCAGGTGTACCTGTGCAACCGGCCGCTGTGGCTCAAGTTCCACCGGCACCAGACCGAGATGATCATCACCAAGCAGGGCAG aAGGATGTTCCCGTTCCTCAGTTTTAACATCGCTGGCCTCAACCTGACAGCGCACTACAACGTGTTTGTGGAGGTGGTGCTGGCAGATCCAAACCACTGGAGATTTCAAGGTGGCAAATGGGTCACCTGTGGGAAGGCGGACAACAGCAGCCAAG ggAACAAAGTCTACATCCACCCAGAGTCTCCAAATACAGGGGCCCACTGGATGAGACAAGAAATCTCCTTCAGCAAACTGAAACTCACGAACAACAAAGGAACCAATCACAATACTCCACAG ATGATTGTCTTGCAATCGCTGCATAAGTACCAGCCCAGGCTGCACATCGTTGAGGTGACTGAGGATGGTGTGGAGGACATTAACAATGATCTTAAGACTCAGAGCTTCACATTTCCAGAGACCCAATACATAGCTGTGACTGCCTACCAGAACACTGAT aTTACACAGCTGAAAATTGATCACAACCCTTTTGCCAAAGGATTCAGAGATAATTATGATTC ATACTGCCCTTCCTTGACGTCAAGTTCATATGTACCTGTATTTTCCAGGATGTACACAGCTCCAGAGAATGACCGCCTAACCCCCTCTCCTACTGACTCTCCCCGTGCCCACCAGATTGTCCCCGGGGCCCGCTACGCCATGCAGCCCCTCTTTCAGGACCAATTTGTCAACAACCTTCCCCAGAATCGTTTCTACAACAGCGAGAGAGCAGTGCCGCAGACTAACAGCCTCCTCTCACCTCAGACAGAAGACGGAGCTTCACAGAGGTGGTTTGTCACCTCCATGCAGCAAGGGGGAAACGGCACCAGCACCAGCAACAAACTAGATCTGACACCCTATGAAGGGGAATACTCAAGCTCCCTCCTACCTTATGGTATCAAATCCCTGTCCATGCCAACATCTCACGCTCTCAGCTACTACCCAGACTCTCCTTTCACCACCATGTCTGCAGGGTGGGGGTCCAGAGCATCATACCAGAGAAAGGTTACTCCCAGCCTGCCTTGGTCTCCCAGGCCCAGTCCGACTGCTGGTTTCCCAGAAGActcaaacaaagttaaagcACAAATAGAAGAGGAGGTGGTCGGCAGTGGAAGCCTGATCTCTTCCTGGACAGAGACACAGCCATCAGCTCTGTCCCTAGACAAGGCTGATTCTTATTCCACGGCCTGCAAACGAAGGCGTTTGTCTCTCAATGGTCCCAGCACAGAGGACTCACCCTCTGACATCAAGTGTGAGGACTTGGCCTCTGCCGCCACTGATAGCTCCTATAGCAAAGAAGCCCCCTCATCCAAAGGCATGGCAGCTTACTATTCCTTTTACACAAACCCTTGA
- the LOC125892933 gene encoding ankyrin repeat and IBR domain-containing protein 1-like — protein MGNTATKFRKALINGDEMLACQLYESNPQFKEALDPNATYGESYQHNTPLHYAARHAMTRLLRSFLLSKDGNPNKRNVHNETSLHLLCMGPQILTSEGALQPRISRPYEDKQRRAECLQIILSWTGAKLDHGEYESADINATDNKKNTCLHYAAASGMKTCVEFLVQREADLFAENEDRETPCDCAEKQHHKELALCLESQMVFSLAPEAEGIEAEYAALDRRELYEGLRPQDLRRLKDMLIVETADMLQAPLFTAEALLRAHDWDREKLLEAWMSNAEECCQRSGVQMHNPPPSGYNAWDTLPSPRTPRTTRSSITSPDQISLMPADEESSLCGICMSSISVFEEPVDMSCGHEFCRACWEGFLNLKIQEGEAHNIFCPAFDCYQLVPVEVIESVVSREMDRRYLQFDIKAFVENNPAIRWCPEAGCERAVRLNTQGPGTSTSDSLSFPLLRAPAVDCGKGHLFCWECQGEAHEPCDCETWKLWLQKVNEMRPEELAGVSEAYEDAANCLWLLSNSKPCANCKSPIQKNEGCNHMQCAKCKYDFCWICLEEWKKHSSSTGGYYRCTRYEVIQQVEEQSKEMTEEAEKKHKSFQELDRFMHYYTRFKNHEHSYQLEQRLLKTAKEKMEQLSRALSGREGGPPDTTFIEDAVLELLKTRRILKCSYPYGFFLEPKSTKKEIYELMQTDLEMVTEDLAQKVNRPYLRTPRHKIIRAACLVQQKRQEFLASVARGVAPNDSPEAPRRSFAGGTWDWEYLGFASPEEYAEFQYRRRHRQRRRGDMSSLRSNTPDPDDSSDSILDAQDLGGGRRQGHLMGLGSLDDDDPNILLAIQLSLQDSGMAEIGSNHDVLANEASLGAIGTSLPSRLEQSAPGVEVLPRASLSSSELLELGDNMARLGNINISSQYSAATSVSTSVQHCDSHRRAYGASVPIPVAPGGSKSSTGLFSSSSDTIDSTTCGSHDPSSSSALVANANLLGNIMAWFHDMNPQGITLVPSTSSDTDSNLGALHAGGGGCLQDEEKGGAVLPENRKPQEMMADVGFCSQRLGDMEDKESAVAQRPTQLDLAGMDTTPLPYTATLDTSGDHAERGGSKVCHVDTPQCDSVSDQLPSTSSSEWEDQVHLV, from the exons ATGGGAAACACAGCGACAAAGTTCCGCAAGGCTCTCATCAATGGGGATGAGATGCTGGCCTGCCAACTGTACGAGAGTAACCCGCAGTTCAAGGAGGCTCTGGATCCCAACGCTACATATGGAGAGTCCTACCAGCACAACACTCCACTACACTATGCTGCCCGGCACGCTATGACACGCCTACTCAG GTCTTTTCTCCTAAGCAAAGATGGTAATCCCAACAAGCGTAATGTGCACAATGAGACATCTCTGCACCTTCTTTGCATGGGGCCTCAGATCCTGACCTCAGAGGGGGCACTGCAACCTCGGATCTCACGGCCATATGAAGACAAACAGCGTCGGGCTGAATGTCTACAAATCATCCTGTCATGGACCGGAGCAAAGCTGGACCACGGAGAGTATGAAAGCGCTGATATCAATGCCACTGACAACAAGAAAAACACCTGCCTGCACTATGCTGCTGCCTCAGGCATGAAGACTTGTGTTGAG TTCCTGGTTCAGAGAGAAGCGGACCTGTTTGCAGAGAACGAAGACCGCGAGACTCCATGTGACTGTGCAGAGAAGCAGCACCACAAGGAGTTGGCCCTGTGCCTGGAGTCGCAGATGGTCTTCTCTCTTGCCCCCGAGGCCGAGGGCATAGAGGCGGAGTACGCAGCCCTTGACCGAAGAGAG CTGTATGAGGGCTTGCGGCCTCAGGATCTACGGAGGCTGAAGGACATGCTGATCGTGGAGACAGCCGACATGCTGCAGGCCCCTCTCTTCACTGCAGAGGCACTGCTACGTGCCCATG ATTGGGACAGAGAGAAGCTCCTAGAGGCCTGGATGAGCAATGCGGAGGAATGCTGCCAGCGCTCAGGGGTCCAGATGCACAACCCGCCTCCAAGTGGCTATAATGCCTGGGACACCCTGCCCTCACCCCGGACACCACGCACCACCCGCTCCTCCATCACCTCCCCAGACCAAATAAGCCTCATGCCTGCTGACGAGGAGTCCTCTCTG tgtggtATCTGCATGTCTTCCATTTCGGTCTTCGAGGAACCTGTTGACATGTCCTGTGGCCATGAGTTCTGTCGCGCATGCTGGGAAGG GTTTCTAAATCTAAAGATCCAAGAGGGTGAAGCCCATAACATCTTCTGCCCCGCCTTTGACTGCTACCAGCTTGTGCCTGTTGAGGTCATTGAGAGTGTGGTGTCAAGAGAGATGGACAGGCGCTACCTCCAGTTTGACATCAAG GCATTTGTAGAGAACAATCCAGCAATCCGCTGGTGTCCTGAGGCAGGTTGTGAAAGGGCAGTGAGACTGAACACCCAGGGCCCTGGGACCTCCACCTCAGACTCTCTTAGCTTTCCTCTCCTTCGGGCTCCAGCTGTAGATTGTGGCAAAGGCCACCTCTTCTGCTG GGAGTGTCAAGGCGAGGCTCATGAGCCCTGCGACTGTGAGACATGGAAGTTGTGGCTTCAGAAAGTCAATGAGATGAGACCTGAGGAAT TGGCTGGTGTGAGCGAAGCTTACGAGGATGCAGCCAACTGCCTGTGGTTGCTCTCTAACTCCAAACCCTGCGCCAACTGCAAGTCACCAATACAGAAAAACGAGGGCTGCAACCACATGCAGTGTGCTAAG TGTAAGTATGACTTCTGCTGGATCTGTCTGGAGGAGTGGAAAAAGCACAGCTCATCAACAGGAGGCTACTATCGTTGCACTCGGTACGAGGTCATCCAGCAGGTGGAGGAGCAGTCGAAGGAGATGACTGAAGag GCAGAGAAGAAGCACAAGAGCTTTCAGGAACTCGACCGTTTTATGCACTACTACACACGCTTCAAGAACCATGAGCACAGCTATCAG CTGGAGCAACGCCTGTTAAAAACAGCCAAAGAGAAGATGGAGCAGCTCAGTCGAGCCCTGAGTGGAA GGGAAGGAGGCCCACCTGACACTACATTCATTGAAGATGCAGTCCTAGAACTACTAAAGACTCGCCGCATCCTGAAGTGCTCTTATCCTTATGGGTTCTTTCTGGAGCCCAAAAGCACAAAGAAAGAGATCTACGAGCTTATGCAG ACGGACTTGGAGATGGTGACTGAGGACCTGGCACAAAAGGTCAACCGGCCTTATCTGCGGACGCCGCGCCACAAGATCATCCGTGCAGCGTGTCTGGTACAGCAGAAGAGGCAAGAGTTCCTGGCCTCAGTCGCCAGGGGAGTGGCCCCCAATGACTCTCCTGAGGCCCCCAGGCGCAG TTTTGCTGGCGGAACGTGGGACTGGGAATATTTAGGCTTTGCATCACCTGAG GAGTACGCAGAGTTCCAGTACAGGCGGAGACATAGGCAGCGGAGGCGAGGCGACATGTCCAGTCTCCGTAGCAACACACCTGACCCTGATGACTCCAGCGACAGCATTTTAG acGCACAGGATCTCGGAGGTGGACGTAGACAAGGTCATCTGATG GGTCTCGGTTCTTTGGACGATGATGACCCTAACATTCTACTGGCCATTCAGCTGTCACTCCAGGACTCTGGGATGGCAGAGATTGGATCCAACCATGACGTCCTTGCCAACGAAGCCTCACTTGGCGCCATCGGGACCTCCCTACCTTCTAGGCTTGAACAGAGTGCTCCAGGTGTAGAGGTCCTTCCCAGAGCTTCTCTGAGCAGCTCAGAACTGCTGGAGCTGGGAGATAACATGGCTAGACTTGGCAACATCAACATCAGCAGCCAGTACTCTGCTGCTACTAGTGTTTCCACCTCTGTACAGCACTGTGACAGTCACCGCCGGGCCTACGGGGCCTCTGTGCCGATACCAGTGGCTCCGGGTGGCAGCAAGTCATCCACGGgcctcttctcctcttccaGTGACACAATAGACTCGACCACATGCGGCAGCCACGACCCATCCTCATCCTCTGCATTAGTAGCAAATGCTAACCTGCTGGGCAACATCATGGCATGGTTCCACGACATGAATCCTCAAGGTATCACCCTGGTCCCCTCAACCTCCTCCGACACTGATTCAAACCTCGGCGCACTCCATGCAGGCGGAGGAGGGTGCCTGCAGGATGAAGAGAAAGGCGGGGCTGTCTTGCCTGAAAACAGGAAACCTCAGGAAATGATGGCAGACGTGGGTTTCTGCTCTCAGAGACTGGGTGACATGGAGGACAAGGAGTCTGCCGTCGCTCAGAGGCCGACCCAGTTAGATCTAGCGGGGATGGACACCACACCACTACCTTACACGGCCACCCTTGATACAAGTGGAGACCATGCCGAACGGGGAGGCTCAAAGGTCTGCCACGTCGACACTCCGCAGTGTGACTCTGTGTCCGACCAGCTGCCCAGCACCAGCTCGTCTGAGTGGGAGGACCAAGTGCACTTGGTATGA
- the eomesb gene encoding eomesodermin homolog b isoform X2, with product MLGGEGESSTFTATKDAADERRKSPAVDGDDPTAGSRYTEHEMGADRYYIPPAVSKQSPDTLNPCSFIPYTPSGTVYTPSSAGRYPSSLHLGSVLPPAGFPPSTTGRGHFSPAYQLGQSPGCIYPPYTSSGSALSNITLPTAGPGMRAQVYLCNRPLWLKFHRHQTEMIITKQGRRMFPFLSFNIAGLNLTAHYNVFVEVVLADPNHWRFQGGKWVTCGKADNSSQGNKVYIHPESPNTGAHWMRQEISFSKLKLTNNKGTNHNTPQMIVLQSLHKYQPRLHIVEVTEDGVEDINNDLKTQSFTFPETQYIAVTAYQNTDITQLKIDHNPFAKGFRDNYDSMYTAPENDRLTPSPTDSPRAHQIVPGARYAMQPLFQDQFVNNLPQNRFYNSERAVPQTNSLLSPQTEDGASQRWFVTSMQQGGNGTSTSNKLDLTPYEGEYSSSLLPYGIKSLSMPTSHALSYYPDSPFTTMSAGWGSRASYQRKVTPSLPWSPRPSPTAGFPEDSNKVKAQIEEEVVGSGSLISSWTETQPSALSLDKADSYSTACKRRRLSLNGPSTEDSPSDIKCEDLASAATDSSYSKEAPSSKGMAAYYSFYTNP from the exons ATGCTCGGCGGTGAGGGGGAGAGCAGTACATTCACTGCTACCAAGGACGCAGCGGATGAGAGGCGCAAGTCTCCGGCTGTGGATGGAGACGACCCGACAGCCGGCAGCAGGTACACGGAGCACGAGATGGGTGCTGACCGGTACTACATCCCTCCTGCGGTTTCTAAACAAAGCCCAGACACACTGAACCCCTGCTCTTTTATCCCTTACACCCCCAGTGGGACGGTTTACACCCCGTCCAGCGCCGGCAGGTACCCGTCATCTCTACACCTGGGCTCCGTGTTGCCTCCCGCGGGGTTTCCTCCCTCCACCACTGGCCGCGGTCACTTCAGCCCGGCTTACCAGCTCGGCCAGAGCCCCGGCTGTATATATCCGCCCTACACTAGCTCAGGGTCGGCTCTCAGCAACATAACTCTACCCACCGCCGGCCCGGGGATGAGGGCCCAGGTGTACCTGTGCAACCGGCCGCTGTGGCTCAAGTTCCACCGGCACCAGACCGAGATGATCATCACCAAGCAGGGCAG aAGGATGTTCCCGTTCCTCAGTTTTAACATCGCTGGCCTCAACCTGACAGCGCACTACAACGTGTTTGTGGAGGTGGTGCTGGCAGATCCAAACCACTGGAGATTTCAAGGTGGCAAATGGGTCACCTGTGGGAAGGCGGACAACAGCAGCCAAG ggAACAAAGTCTACATCCACCCAGAGTCTCCAAATACAGGGGCCCACTGGATGAGACAAGAAATCTCCTTCAGCAAACTGAAACTCACGAACAACAAAGGAACCAATCACAATACTCCACAG ATGATTGTCTTGCAATCGCTGCATAAGTACCAGCCCAGGCTGCACATCGTTGAGGTGACTGAGGATGGTGTGGAGGACATTAACAATGATCTTAAGACTCAGAGCTTCACATTTCCAGAGACCCAATACATAGCTGTGACTGCCTACCAGAACACTGAT aTTACACAGCTGAAAATTGATCACAACCCTTTTGCCAAAGGATTCAGAGATAATTATGATTC GATGTACACAGCTCCAGAGAATGACCGCCTAACCCCCTCTCCTACTGACTCTCCCCGTGCCCACCAGATTGTCCCCGGGGCCCGCTACGCCATGCAGCCCCTCTTTCAGGACCAATTTGTCAACAACCTTCCCCAGAATCGTTTCTACAACAGCGAGAGAGCAGTGCCGCAGACTAACAGCCTCCTCTCACCTCAGACAGAAGACGGAGCTTCACAGAGGTGGTTTGTCACCTCCATGCAGCAAGGGGGAAACGGCACCAGCACCAGCAACAAACTAGATCTGACACCCTATGAAGGGGAATACTCAAGCTCCCTCCTACCTTATGGTATCAAATCCCTGTCCATGCCAACATCTCACGCTCTCAGCTACTACCCAGACTCTCCTTTCACCACCATGTCTGCAGGGTGGGGGTCCAGAGCATCATACCAGAGAAAGGTTACTCCCAGCCTGCCTTGGTCTCCCAGGCCCAGTCCGACTGCTGGTTTCCCAGAAGActcaaacaaagttaaagcACAAATAGAAGAGGAGGTGGTCGGCAGTGGAAGCCTGATCTCTTCCTGGACAGAGACACAGCCATCAGCTCTGTCCCTAGACAAGGCTGATTCTTATTCCACGGCCTGCAAACGAAGGCGTTTGTCTCTCAATGGTCCCAGCACAGAGGACTCACCCTCTGACATCAAGTGTGAGGACTTGGCCTCTGCCGCCACTGATAGCTCCTATAGCAAAGAAGCCCCCTCATCCAAAGGCATGGCAGCTTACTATTCCTTTTACACAAACCCTTGA